A single genomic interval of Streptomyces sp. NBC_00663 harbors:
- a CDS encoding cytochrome P450: protein MAAFDPWDPDFLADPYPSYADLRAKGRVHYYEPTDQWLVPHHADVSALLRERRLGRTYQHRFSHEDFHRTPPPAEHEPFHTLNDHGMLDLEPPDHTRIRRLVSKAFTPRTVERLKPYVDQLAGELVEQLVEKGGGDLLSDVAEPLPVAVIAEMLGIPEADRAPLRPWSADICGMYELNPPEDVARKAVQASVEFSDYLRELIAERRTRPGDDLISGLIAAHDEGDRLTEQEMISTCVLLLNAGHEATVNATVNGWYALFRNPGELERLRADHSLVPTAVEELMRYDTPLQLFERWVLDDIEIDGTTIPRGAEIAMLFGSANHDPAVFPHPERLDLTRADNPHISFSAGIHYCIGAPLARIELAASMTALLRKAPTLTLATEPGRKPNFVIRGLEGLRVELG, encoded by the coding sequence ATGGCAGCCTTCGACCCGTGGGACCCGGACTTTCTCGCCGACCCCTATCCCTCCTACGCCGACCTGCGTGCCAAGGGCCGCGTGCACTACTACGAGCCCACCGACCAGTGGCTCGTCCCGCACCACGCCGATGTGTCGGCGCTGCTGCGGGAGCGGCGGCTGGGGCGGACGTATCAGCACCGGTTCTCGCACGAGGACTTCCACCGCACCCCGCCTCCCGCCGAGCACGAGCCGTTCCACACGCTCAACGACCACGGGATGCTGGATCTGGAGCCGCCGGACCACACCCGGATCCGCCGCCTGGTGTCGAAGGCGTTCACTCCGCGTACCGTCGAGCGGCTCAAGCCGTATGTCGATCAGCTCGCCGGGGAGCTGGTGGAGCAGCTCGTGGAGAAGGGCGGAGGCGATCTGCTCAGCGATGTCGCCGAGCCGCTGCCCGTCGCCGTCATCGCGGAGATGCTGGGCATCCCGGAGGCCGACCGGGCGCCGCTGCGGCCCTGGTCAGCCGACATCTGCGGGATGTACGAGCTGAACCCACCGGAGGACGTGGCGCGGAAAGCCGTACAGGCCTCCGTCGAGTTCTCCGACTACCTGCGCGAACTCATCGCCGAGCGCCGCACGCGACCCGGCGACGACCTCATCTCCGGTCTCATCGCCGCCCACGACGAGGGGGACCGGCTCACCGAGCAGGAGATGATCTCGACCTGCGTGCTGCTGCTCAACGCCGGGCATGAGGCGACGGTCAACGCCACCGTCAACGGCTGGTACGCGCTGTTCCGCAACCCGGGGGAGTTGGAAAGGCTCCGCGCCGATCACTCCCTCGTCCCCACGGCCGTCGAAGAACTGATGCGCTACGACACCCCGCTCCAGCTCTTCGAACGCTGGGTCCTGGACGACATCGAGATCGACGGCACCACCATCCCGAGGGGCGCGGAGATCGCGATGCTCTTCGGCTCCGCCAACCATGACCCGGCCGTCTTCCCCCACCCCGAGCGCCTCGACCTCACCCGCGCCGACAACCCCCACATCTCCTTCAGCGCCGGCATCCACTACTGCATCGGCGCCCCCCTGGCCCGTATCGAGCTGGCCGCCTCCATGACGGCCCTGCTGCGAAAGGCCCCCACGCTCACCCTGGCCACCGAGCCCGGGCGGAAGCCGAACTTCGTCATCAGGGGGCTGGAGGGGCTCCGGGTGGAGTTGGGCTGA
- a CDS encoding aldo/keto reductase, which yields MQQRTLGSQGLTVSALGYGSMGLTMAYGPGDEKEGVAAIQRAHELGVTFIDTAELYGWGTGSNETLVGKAVKGFRDEVVLATKFGFDLSDLSKGFGLNSRPDNIRKVADNSLRYLGVDQIDVFYQHRVDPDVPIEEVAGTVKELIDAGKVKYFGLSEAGPQTIRRAHAVQPVSVLQTEYSLFERDVERLFPVLDELGIGFVAYSPLGRGFITGTAKPAGEYDASDMRRGDPRWQPGNFEKNVEAVERLAALAAAKGATVSQLALAWLLTRGEHIVPIPGTRSVRRIEENAGAADLTLTDADLEAIAEILPHGGFGARYSAEHVPVWV from the coding sequence TCGGTTACGGCTCGATGGGCCTGACCATGGCCTACGGGCCCGGCGACGAGAAGGAAGGTGTCGCGGCCATCCAGCGCGCCCACGAGCTGGGCGTCACCTTCATCGACACCGCCGAGCTCTACGGCTGGGGCACGGGCTCCAACGAGACCCTGGTCGGCAAGGCGGTCAAGGGCTTCCGGGACGAGGTCGTGCTGGCCACGAAGTTCGGCTTCGACCTGTCCGACCTGTCGAAGGGCTTCGGCCTGAACAGCCGCCCCGACAACATCCGCAAGGTCGCCGACAACAGCCTGCGCTACCTGGGCGTCGACCAGATCGACGTCTTCTACCAGCACCGCGTCGACCCGGACGTACCGATCGAGGAGGTCGCCGGGACGGTCAAGGAGCTGATCGACGCGGGCAAGGTGAAGTACTTCGGGCTCAGCGAGGCGGGGCCGCAGACCATCCGCCGCGCCCACGCCGTACAGCCGGTGTCGGTGCTCCAGACCGAGTACAGCCTCTTCGAGCGGGACGTCGAGCGGCTCTTCCCGGTCCTCGATGAACTCGGCATCGGTTTCGTCGCCTACTCCCCGCTCGGCCGCGGCTTCATCACCGGGACGGCCAAGCCCGCCGGTGAGTACGACGCGAGCGACATGCGCCGGGGCGACCCGCGCTGGCAGCCCGGCAACTTCGAGAAGAACGTGGAGGCCGTCGAGCGCCTCGCCGCTCTCGCCGCGGCCAAGGGCGCCACCGTCTCCCAGCTGGCCCTGGCCTGGCTCCTCACCCGCGGCGAGCACATCGTGCCCATCCCCGGTACCCGCAGCGTGCGGCGCATCGAGGAGAACGCGGGCGCCGCGGACCTCACCCTGACCGACGCCGACCTCGAAGCGATCGCCGAGATCCTCCCCCACGGCGGTTTCGGTGCCCGCTACTCCGCGGAACACGTCCCGGTCTGGGTCTGA
- a CDS encoding ABC transporter permease: MTSLAGTGVLLRFSLRRDRLLIPVWVAVNALMVLSMPSSIKSLYGTAAERADLVHQVETNASFRALIGPVFDTSTGALAAWRVGVYAGLLAAVMSLLVVVRHTRDEEESGRQELVASGTVGRRAALTAALLAAGVANAVLALLVTAGLAGQGAVGALALGLGVAAVGMLFATMAAIVAQLTESARLARGLTSGVLGVAFVLRAAGDSASDDGSSVLTWLSPLGWLENLRPYADERWWVLGLFAAAVLLQAGLAYELAGRRDVGMSFFPTRPGPATGRLGTAAALAWRLQRGSVYGWSVAFFVVGVIYGGLTDGVADLVGDNENAREIFERMGGQNGLEDAFLASMVGMMGLIAALYVVQSVLRLHGEETSGRAEPVLANAVGRLRWAAGHLAIAFGGAVLLMLLTGLGFAVGYGKEVGPILGACLVQVAAVWVIGGLAVALYGLLPRAAMAAWGVAGAVLLIGWVGPALDAPQAVLDLSPFGHLPKLPGGEMSWGPVLVLLGLAVVWVAGGLAGLRRRDMAS; this comes from the coding sequence ATGACCTCGCTGGCGGGCACGGGCGTACTCCTCCGCTTCTCTCTGCGCCGCGACCGGCTGCTGATCCCCGTCTGGGTCGCGGTGAACGCGCTGATGGTCCTCTCCATGCCGAGCAGCATCAAGTCGCTGTACGGCACGGCCGCCGAACGCGCCGACCTGGTCCACCAGGTGGAGACCAACGCGTCCTTCCGTGCCCTGATCGGCCCGGTCTTCGACACCTCGACCGGCGCGCTGGCGGCCTGGCGCGTGGGGGTCTACGCGGGACTGCTGGCAGCCGTCATGAGCCTCCTGGTCGTCGTACGGCACACCCGGGACGAGGAGGAGAGCGGGCGCCAGGAGCTGGTGGCGTCCGGGACGGTGGGCCGCCGGGCGGCACTGACGGCGGCGCTGCTGGCGGCGGGCGTCGCGAACGCGGTCCTCGCGCTGCTGGTGACGGCGGGCCTGGCCGGCCAGGGGGCCGTGGGCGCCCTGGCACTCGGCCTCGGGGTGGCCGCGGTCGGCATGCTCTTCGCCACGATGGCGGCGATCGTCGCCCAGCTCACCGAGAGCGCACGGCTGGCACGGGGCCTGACGTCGGGGGTGCTCGGCGTGGCATTCGTGCTGCGTGCGGCGGGCGACTCGGCGTCGGACGACGGCAGTTCGGTCCTGACCTGGCTCTCCCCGCTGGGCTGGCTGGAGAACCTGCGCCCGTACGCCGATGAACGCTGGTGGGTGCTGGGCCTGTTCGCGGCGGCCGTGCTGCTCCAGGCGGGGCTGGCCTACGAGTTGGCGGGCCGCAGGGACGTCGGCATGAGCTTCTTCCCGACCCGCCCGGGCCCGGCGACAGGACGGCTCGGCACGGCGGCGGCACTGGCCTGGCGGTTGCAGCGGGGCAGCGTCTACGGCTGGAGCGTCGCCTTCTTCGTCGTAGGCGTGATCTACGGCGGTCTGACGGACGGCGTGGCGGACCTGGTCGGCGACAACGAGAACGCGCGCGAGATCTTCGAGCGCATGGGCGGCCAGAACGGCCTGGAGGACGCGTTCCTGGCGTCGATGGTCGGGATGATGGGCCTGATCGCGGCGCTGTACGTCGTACAGAGTGTGCTGCGCCTGCACGGCGAGGAGACGTCGGGGCGCGCGGAGCCGGTGCTGGCGAACGCGGTCGGACGTTTGCGCTGGGCCGCCGGCCACCTGGCGATCGCCTTCGGCGGCGCGGTCCTGCTGATGCTGCTCACCGGTCTCGGCTTCGCCGTGGGCTACGGCAAGGAGGTCGGGCCCATCCTCGGGGCGTGCCTGGTGCAGGTGGCCGCGGTGTGGGTGATCGGCGGACTGGCGGTCGCGCTGTACGGGCTGCTGCCGCGGGCGGCGATGGCGGCATGGGGTGTCGCCGGGGCCGTACTGCTCATCGGCTGGGTGGGCCCGGCCCTGGACGCGCCACAGGCGGTGCTCGACCTGTCCCCGTTCGGACATCTGCCGAAGTTGCCGGGCGGGGAGATGAGTTGGGGTCCGGTGCTGGTCCTGCTCGGGCTGGCGGTGGTGTGGGTGGCCGGGGGGCTGGCGGGGTTGCGGCGGCGGGACATGGCGAGCTGA